In Botrytis cinerea B05.10 chromosome 3, complete sequence, the genomic stretch CTAAGACCCCATAGCCTACCTAGTAGAACTCTTCCCCTACGCGGATCGTTCTCGCGGCATCTCCATCGAACAATTTTTCGTCCGAGCCGCTAATTTCTTCACCACCTACGTGAATCCTATCGGTATGGGCAAAATTGGTTGGAAATACCTTATTATGTATTGTGTGACCATTTGTATTGAGATAATAGTGATTTACTTCTTTTATCCTGAGACCCAGGGGCGCACATTGGAAGAACTTGCTTTTCGTGAGTGCTTTTGTTTCTGGTTTTGTGaactatatatatcaatctgCGAATGCAACTGAGCAGCACTAATTGGAGATTTCGAGGATAGTATTTGAAGACAGCGCATTAGCAGAGAAAGCTACCGTGGCTGTGGAGAAAACGATACATTTTGATCACCGTGATGAGGCAAAGACTGCGTAAAACTGAGGCTAATACCCTTGCACTCAATTGCGTGGGAACGGGTCAATATCGCATTCGTACATACTGCACGATTTTTCTCAAAAGGAATTTTTGGTACttcacatttctttttttgtttcttcaacGAACCCCTATTTTTCAGGGGGTTTTCTGGTCCTTTcagatgtttttttttttcgacaATATATATCTTCGGTATGGATAGACATCCAACTACAACTAACTgtccttcaaaatcaaaaagtaaGCTTCACATCTTGAAATagtgaaatatcaaaatcttatcAATTATCTTCAAACATCCCCCATCTCGCTGGCGCGTCCTTCCACGCAAAGATCCCCACAATGCGTGCACGTTCGCCGCGCGTTAATCTTAAATGAACAAaattccccattcccatctctaTACATATCCACCATAGgaaaatttccaaaagctTGATATCCATTCAGAACTCATGATTTGTGCTTGGCGGCCTTGAACGGGTACCATATGGATCACTTTGCTTCGCTGTCTCTAGAACGTCAGCCGCGTCGtaaggagaagaggatgtATGCTTTCGGTTTGTACTGCGAGTGGGCTCATTCTCAGAGTTTCTGGGACCTTTGATATGTGAGAAGAAAGTCGATATGAGGTTTTGAAGACTGCCTTTCTTTTTGAACTGGATGTTGTTTATTGTATTTGCGTCGTTTCCTGTCTCAAATTCTTGGTTGTGTCCTCGTTATTTTGAACCCCTTTTCCCCTGAAATTATCTATTGTTTTGAATACATAGCACCTTTTGATACCCTTCTGTTCAGCTATTTTATATTCGATACCCCTCTTTCCATCATTCAATCTCTAAATCACGCAATGCGGGGAACATATCTCACACacctcatccccatcctcctTGGGCCTCTAATCAGCGCGACTCCAGAAACCTTCCCATATATTCAATCCACAGAATTTGACGCTGGAGATTATGGTGCCTATCCGAATCGCACCTATACAACACGCCCAGACTTAATCTCTCCTCGTCTGAATATCCTTCAAGATGATCCGAGATGCGACGATGGATTGTACACGATGATATCCCTGAGAGGTGATAAAGTACATATCACAGGACAGAGTCCCATGATACATGACCACCAGGGGAATCTCGTTTGGATGAATGCATCGTATGGGGAAACATTTGGTCTGAATGTACAGAGATATAAGAATGTAGATTACTTAACGTTCTGGCAGGGCGATGATTCGGTGGGGGGACATGGGGAGGGAGTTTATATCTTGGTATGTTTCTTAGATATGTAGACATGTATTCTAACCTATACTGATTATTTCATCCAGCTAGATTCCCAATATAAAGAAGCCTACCGTCTAACAGCTGGCAACAACGCCCTAGGAGACCTTCACGAATTCCACATAACTCCTGAAGGAACCGCTCTAGTAACCCAatatattctcaaagaaATGCCCATCCAATATCGTCGCCGCACCCGTCAAGGCTGGGTTTGGGATTCTGTAATCCAAGAAATTAACATAGAAACCAACGAGATTCTATTTGAATGGCACGCATCTGAGCACTTCAACACCAAAGACTCCTATTTTCCAACAGGAGGTGCTGGACTGAGAAGTAGCCATGGGTACGATTTTTTCCACATCAATAGTATTGACAAAGACGGGTTGGGAAATTACCTGATCAGTTCAAGATATTACCAATCGGTGTCTTACATTGATGGAAAGACAGGCGAGATTCTTTGGGAACTTGgcggaaaaagaaatagtttCAAGGATTTGTCAGAGGGCAAAGCCACGAGATTCAACTGGCAGCATGATGCTCATTGGACTGCGGATCATACAGGAATCACGTTATTCGACAACGGGGCACGTTATGGATTAAGACCGCAAGCTGAGAGCTCCCGTGCTATTCATATATCCCTTGATCTCGAAGCTATGACTGCGAAAGTCGTACGCGAATATGTGAATCCGAAAAAAATCTTAAGTGCCAGCCAAGGCAGTATGCAAGTACTCGAGAATGGAAATGTAATGGTTGGATATGGATACAACGCTGCTTGGACTGAGTATAGTTCTGAGGGAGAAGTTCTCTGTGATGTTCATGTTGGATCTCAAAAGACATTCAATACAGGAGCGGTACAGACATATAAGGTGTTGAAGCATGCGTGGGTGGGCAGGCCAGATACAGTGCCGGATGTGAAGGTGATGCAGAACAACGTGTATGTCAGTTGGAATGGGGCTACGGAGGTTAGGAGATGGGTATTGGAAGGAGCGAAGACTGATAGGGGAGAAGGAGGCGAGGAGGAGTTTCTGATGGTAGCTGAAGTTCAGAAGAGCGAGTTTGAGACGAAGATCCTGTTTCAGAGAAAAGCTTGGTGTTGGATGAGAGTAGTCGCTCTTGATGGCGAGGGTGTAAAGCTGGGGACTAGTGAGACTTGGGCTACTGGAACTGACTGTAAAGATACGGTATGCTATTCTCTCATGGAATTCTACCGACTCATCGAGATGACTCAACTAACGATTCAACAGACCGATGTACTAGGGACAGAGGAAATTacggaggaagaagaagaggctgCAAAGCCATTGATACCATCAAGATTTGCGTTAGAAGTAATAGCGCTAGCAGGATTTGCATTTGGAATGTTGGAGTTATGTAGAAGGAAGTTTTGGAAACGGACATTGTCCAGTTTAGGATATAGAGTACTTCCTGTCCAAGCGCAGGATTAGGGAGTCAAGAAATaatgtttttaatattcagAAATACTTTGAATACTTTGATGTTGTGAATATACTTGGCGTACTCATGATCTTGGCTTCTTGGCTGTTGGCGCCCAGAAGCCTCTCTTGTGGTTATGGAACGCTGCATTTCCTGGCCAGGGTTGACAATCAAACAGTCGCACATCATGTTACGTGGAAAATATCACGAAGTTGAAAAATATGATGAGTGAGAAATTTGCGCAGTTCTTGACTTCAAGAGAACTGGCCGTTCGAATTTGATATGACTTTTATTAACTTTTTTCGTAGTTATAGCCCCCACAAAACGCCAGACACCATTCTGATATGCATCATTGAACCTCCAGAGTGAACCTCATGCTTCGGCAGTAACAACACCACCAGCATCCTTCCACTTTTGAACTCGTCGTCTGATGTCCGATTCCGTTTGTTGCATTGGATTCAATCTTCTATCCCTAACCATGGCTCCGTAGTTCTCTCCCCATCTCTTGACCAACTTCTCGATCCattccttctccctctcacTCTGTtgtctctctcttttctcgcCTGCTCTTGAAGCTTGTTCCTCCAACATCTTGACAATCTCGTTTTTTGATGCGGAACCCTCCTCATCACCGAAACCTTCGAaaccttctccatcttcgtcATCCGAATTCAAAGGGTCGTTCaatggatttgatttcttctcgtCATGGATAACCCTAATAATCTTTCCAGTCTCTGGATCTCTCTCGACTCGCGCTTCAGTTGGTGCAAAGTTCTTTGGAATTGCATTCGAGATGGCGAGTTTATTTGCAGTGGAGGTTTTTGATTCGGATCCTGCAGTCTTCTTTTCGATTCCACCTGTAACGGTATTGAGACGACTAGTTAAGCCAAGGCGACGGTAATTTTGTGTAAGAGTCTCATCTTGTCTCCTGTGATAAGTAATTAGGATGAATTGCAAAGATACAAAGCTGTATAGCAGACTTACCAGTTCGCAGCGATGATTGCATTGCCCAAAGGATTGATACGCTTAGACTTTGGCTTGTGCTTGATCTTATTATTTCCAGAtctgttcttcttcttttggagTTCGCGACCCATTTTCTATGATTGCAGATGATATATGAGGTGGTGGAAAAAAATTGCTTTGATAATGTATTATTACCTCTCAAACTCTCACATCGAAAATCTTCacattgaatttgaaaaattcgaAGCTAGTCTTATCAGCTGCCTTATCATCACATGATCATGATATCACATGATTGGGATGATCGATGTTGATTTTATGTTTGAGATCCCGTGACTTGGTCGCGTGACTCTCTTCCGTTCCTAGATTCTACCTCGGCCTCGAGCCAGCTTTTTTTAGTCATATCATGTATATCTTCACCATCTCGATCTAATATTGGAAGCGAGAAACTTAAGCAGTTTCTTAATATATACTTGCATTGCGATTAAGCAACTCTCATCACATATGTGAATGTTTGTCTTCATCCCAAGTGGGCCCTACACACCTACAGTTGTGCCTGTCTAGCTGATTGAACTAGAGGCGTGCGAAGGTATATTACTTCCGCGTATCCAATAATGTCTGAGGAGATGTCAGAACTTAACACGGAAAAACCCCCCACCTCCCCGTCCCCACGACTTAGCTACTACATACTTATCTAAAGCATTGTTGTCAAACAAGTAGTGATCCAATGCTAATCTATGGAGGTACACCTATCTAAACGAGAATGGCATTTTCTCCGGGCTTCATTTCCGTCATAGTTATACCATTCAGCATAGCGTGGATGTAGAATTCTGGGATATATATGGACTTGGTTGAATGTTCATGGGATAAACTCATCGGATATTTGACAGCACGCCTCTCtttcgatgatgataatgtCCGAAATCAAGGCGATTAGGTATGAATGCTCAAGAAATCTATTTTGCCTTGCGACACGAAGCATGGGCAAAATGCTGTGCACTTCGTACCCCCACAAACATTTGTCTTACTCTCTTCACGATCTGCCTCGCTTTTCCTATTCTCTTTATTCCAGCCTTTGCATTTGGATAATGATTTGTCagtggaggaggatgaagaggcgAAGTCCTAAAAGATCAACAGCCAATCCCAACGCACCTGGTGTAACGTAACGTTCCATCACAGTCTATAGATTTCTCGGTTGACAAGTGACTCTAGTAGTAAAGCAACATCTAGACCAATCAGCAGCAAAATATTAAGTGCGAAAGGATTTCGGAGTAGACGGCGAAGTTCGGCAACGGACAGCGCGATGAGGGGCTAGCGGTAGGATTCTGTTCCCGTAAATTCTTCTTGATCCTCTACAGACTTGTATCTATGACTTCTTCAAAATAGCCGCGCAAAAAATCATAAAGAAGGCACTTGTATCATATGATTCGCATCATTAGCCATTCATTGATTTCGGCAGAGCAACTTTAGGCCAAGTCCGTCAATCCACTGAGGATTTGAGATGGTGGGCAGGTCCACCTTACGGTGCGGATAAAAAAGATAGGTTTACTTGGCATATCTGAGACATCACGAACGATGGCGTATCGGAGATATTACCCaatcttgatatctttgcTGCGTATGAGATAGGACGACACCAAATGAACCAAAAACGAACAGACCTTGAAATTTCGATTAGACTTTCTCACAATTAGATCTTAATTCTATTGTTAATCGCCAGTTGTCATGGATTCATTGTTGTTTCTTTAACTTCCTTACCATAACACATACTCCATTAATATTGACTGTCACTATTGTGCCGAGCCGCCGTGATCCCCTTAAGTTTAAACAACTAACCCTGCTGATAGTTCTAAAAACACATGTGTCTGTGGACCAAAAGCCGCTGCGAGAAAAATTAGTTAGTTACTTCGGCTGATCGCTGGAAAGCatctttgaatcttttgactTGTACCTGAGACAGCTTGAGGCTAGCAAGCCCCCGCAAGTAATGAAATTGCACATACATCCGGACCAGTCTGGTCTGAAAAATGAGGAGAGGTAGCTGGAAATTGCCCTGCTTTTGATGAGATACTGACTCGCAATCAAGATGAAGGAAACGACCGGTAAAGTTGTAACCTCTGAGGGATTAACAGGGATCCATCTATCCCCCCCCCTGATCCACTTCCGCCGGGGTTGAGAAGCCACACCGAGGCATCTAAAGCCTGCAattggaagaaatgaagatatcatgTAGGCACGGGTTTGCTAAAACGTATAGGGGAACTGATTGGAAGGGCGCCGGAGAGGAGTTGTATGTTAAGGTTATATATTTGTGATATAATATTGCTTTGCATCGTTCTTCGGGGAGTTCCATCGTGGCGCGAATTCCTTCTATGCGTCTTCGAAACCTTCTAGCCCGTATCCACTCCCAGGTAGCGCAATTAAGACTGGTTGAAGAGAAGCTTTACAAGGCTTGATTGGCTTGGTTGGCTTGATTGCGGTGCTCGGTTTGTGATTTGCCGAATCAATCTTTGGGGGAGCCACCAaagattcattttatttcatgCAGCGATTGTCTAACTTGTCTTGTAGTAATAGAAATGGGAATCAAGTAGAAATATCACAGCCCTCTTGTGAATTTAGTTGATGATCATCAAGGATTTTACTCTGATTCAAGGTCCAGCCGTATAGATCCAACAGATCTGCAATTGTCTAGATTGAACCCTTAATCAATGGTCATGTGTATCAAAGTGtatgtaataataatgatattgtTTGTCAGAATCATTACTATTCTTATCATCCAGTCCTTAGCATTCATCCAGAGGTTTGTGAAAGCGGATTGAAGATCATGGGGGGGATCCTAGTGCAAAATGGTCCAGAATGGAGGCTAGTCGACAGCCAGATGCATACTGAGTGGCTCGGAAGACTTGATAGATATCATTCTGTGGGCGTTGCTTGTTTGATTCGATCgaaaaagatgatgaaagaaattTCCAACTGCCACACAGAAGGATGAAGCAGATCTGTTTCTACGAGACTCGAGTAAAACTGTCCGCACCTCAACTATTCTCTCATTTCTTACAGAGTTGCGTCTTTCGCGCTTTATTAGCTGCAGAATATAAACGAGGTTGACCTCTGCAGGGAAGTAGCCAATCGTATGCTAGTTTGCTACCCAACCTTATTAAGACCCATGATGAAGTTGTTTCTTCACGGACAGCTCAGACATGAGATATGTACAATACCCCTCATTAGGTACTGCCAGTACCACCCTCTCCTGCATTCAAATGCAAATAGCATAGTGCTTCTTATCTATTAGCAATCTTATCGGTTGTGATCAGACGCTTTGTGCCTTGATCGCACATTGCGTCAGACTGGGATCAAAGGGTCGAATTACGGAGTACAGCAATTTCCTTTCAATCgctcttcatcatttcaatGTCCCAGGGAAAAGTCTTGAATATGCCTTGCATTGTCGCATCAACAACCTCGTCATAAGGCagttttgatgttttgcaCAGGTAAAACAGGGCTAAGGCGAGCTAAACATTATTAACGGCCGGGCTGTCAATTCAGGCATGTGCACGGCAGTACCGAACCATCAGGGGAGAAATAGAATCACCGTTTGCCTCCCCACCGATACCGTATTTGAGTGGTTGCTTGACGCCAGTGGCTTGTCAACAGTTACCTGTTACTTCTCATCTCCGAAATTCCTACACTCTGTTTTAAGCCATATCTGTACCTATCATCTTGAAACTCCTCTCGTCCAATAGCTCGCATGAAAAACGATGCTAGTAGAGCGGGACATGGGATTTCACGACGGACCAAAATACATAGGCCTGTTAGAACTAATCATAATTTAAAACCCGGCTGTTGTATGGGGTCTGCTGGCACTTCTTGAGATAGCTTCCGAAATGGCGAAATATCACCCCGGCTTTCAGATCAACCTCCACGGCACAGAAAATGAACGGGCATGCTTCAGTGGATTGATTGTGGATTGAGACATATTAAGCTTATTCATAAAGCTCTCGATCGCAAGTCTTTTCACGAAAAGCAGGCATCTCAAAGTGGACCGAGTTGAATTAGAATCCTAAAATTAAGCATTCGGACCAAGAGTAAATGAAAAAgccaattcaaaatcccTCCAATCTCCTGTTCTAAGCCAAGATTTTCACAAGCACAATCAACTAAAGAATATCGTTGATGTTGCTATTGACTACATGTAAAGTAATTGAAAGAAGTAAAGATTCCTGCATGGAAGGCTGCGTTGTGCTTCCTCTGCAGACAGTCAATAATATCTGATTAGTCGAATTATAGATTAAGCCACTCGGAGGAGGTAGTTGTAAATGGCCCTCGGTTCCTAGGAAACCGTGCTACTCCCACTTCAACATACCCTGTCCACCCTACCCTACATCACAatctttttccatttcccttttcccccCTTGCAAAGCCGCAGTGCTGATCCCCACCCACTACTTGAATGTGCGCCGGGGCGGAACTGCTGTCTAGGGGTTATTCATCGTCTAGCTCGGTTTGCTCCTCATAACTCACTGACATGCCCACCATGGATTTCTCCAAATATTGCAACCCCAAGCTTCAGCCAACGGCTATTCTCCACATTCTCCTTTGGTTCACTTGGCTACATTATATGTCAATGGACTTGCATTTCtcttttcaatcaaatcttcaagtTTTTACCTCATAATTACCATCAAAAATGACTCTCCCTGTAGCCTGCCCTCCTTCCTCTGCCTCGTCGGATCCGCCTACTGTCGCTCAACGCAAGCGACGCAGGAGAGCTCCAGCCAGCGGTGCATCGGACGATTGTTTCACCTGTACCAAACGCAATGTAAAATGCGATCGAAGAAGACCATATTGCTCACAGTGCCTGGAAGTAGGAAATGAGTGCTCAGGTTACAAAACTCAATTGACTTGGGGCGTGGGAGTGGCAAGTCGAGGTAAACTGCGAGGTTTATCCTTACCCGTTGCAAAATCCCCTCCTGCTCCAAAAAGTCCACCCATCACTCGTCCGCGAGCTGCTTCTACCATTGCGAGAACTTTAGAAAAAAATGAAGAGGGTGTTCGAATCAAATTAGAAAATGCAGGCTCTGTACCTGTTAGTCCATTTATGACCTATGATTTTGTCAATATGGCACCTCATGGAAACGCTGCGACGGCTACCCCAATGTCAGATTGGAATATTACACCATCTCACGAATTCACAATTCCAAAGTACCACCCCGATACACAACAACGGCATATGCAAAGATCTTTACCCCCACAACTTCATCGGATACATACGCTTAGCATCGGGAGACCAGAAGGGCTTTCTAGTTCCGTGGACTCTCTGAGTCCATATCCTGACAGCGAGTATACATCACCGATCAGtcaatctttccaaaatGAGGAAGTTCCCTTCCTCAACAGCCCCGCGCCGTTGTACAACAGCTATTCTTCCAGAAATACTTCGGTGACAGATCAAAGTTCGGATATCATGGGAAACTCACGTGGGCCTACATCATGCCCAGATCAATTTTACGCTCCATCAGAGATGAGCTCAAGCATGAGCTCCCATCAAAATATGTATGATTTGTCAGAGGGACGTCAACCTCAACGATCTCATcaagcttcttcttcagtACATGAAATCTtctatgatgatgaaatgttAGGTGAATAATTTCATTCGCCGCGTTTAGTGAGACCACCTGGCTAATTATTGTTTACTAGGCATGCAAAACTCTCACGAGTCTGAGGTATTTGCCACAAGCGCCAGGTCCAGTCATTTTGGTTGGACTTCTATAAACGAAGATGATGTTGGTTCCCCTACATCTGAGACGGATACTTATGGTCATATTACTGGGCATGATTCCATGTCATCTTCACTTACATCTGAAATGTCACCTCGAATCTCATTCTTTTTAGATTACTACGAGAAAATAATCTGCCCGTCGGTAGTTGTTATCGATAGCCCCTCAAATCCATATCGCGAGCATATTCTCGCTCTGGCATCCTCAAGTCAAAGTCTTCAGCATGCCATTTGCGCGCTTGCTGCTTGCAACTTGCGCATGAAACGAAAGCAGTCATTAGGTCAAGATCATTGGCGTCAACCAATCGAACTCGAACTCCAAGATCGTATTAATGCGGGATCTATTGGTAGACCGGTTTGCACTAGAAGAACCTCTACTCAGTCCACATTAACCGATTCTTTGAGCACTGATGCATCACTCCAAGAAGAGTATCAACATCGCTCTCTAGCCGTTTCCCTACTTAACCAACAATTGACCGACCCTTCCAAAGCCCGCCACGATTGTGTTCTCGCGACACTCTTCATCCTCTGTCATTACCGAATGTGTGAATCTGGTATTGCTCAATTCCGTACTCAGTTCGCTGGTGTGAAAAAGATTCTTGGGATGCGAGAATGCGGAACTGAGACCGGTAATTGGGGGTGGATGGAATCTCTCTTTACTTATTTTGATGGCATTGCCGCTTCAATCAATGATCGTGAAGCTCAGCTTCGAGGTGGTTACCTCGAAATGCTAGCTAGTCCATCTAATCCCAACCACGGGCTTGAGAATATGGCAGGTTGCGATGCTGTCCTTTTCAAAACCATCGCCAAGTTAGGACGCCTTAATCTATTGTCGCAACATCGTCCAGTTATGAATGATGCCCTGACCCACCCCCCTCATCCAAATCATATGCACCATACCGGCGGACTTCACAGACCTCGTCTAGCTGGCCAAGCACTTGTCGACTTCTACAACCTCCATTCTCTTTCATTCGACGGTAATGGTTTCGCTTCAACGATGTCTCTTGACGATGAACCCGCCTTTCCTATTCAGAGCCTcacccctctctcccccacATCTTGCTCTCCGACATCATCTGTTCCATCCTACATGCCCGGTGACGACCCACAAACTACATTCTGGACTGAATGGAAAGCCGCTCGCCTAGCACTTCAAGAGTGGGAATTTTCTCCATCTCACATCGTCTCTTCCCTTCCAGTCACTCCAAGTCCAACTCAGCTCCGCGATTTCGGATATATTTCTGAAGCATTCCGTTACTCAGCTCTCTTGTACACTGAACGTCTTGCATGTCCCAAAACACCCAGTTCACATCTGAACTTCCAGAATTTGGTCAGCCAAGTCTTGTTCTATGTAACAAGTTTGGAGACCAATAGTGGATGTGAGAAGTTCTTGCTGTGGCCCCTTTTCATAAGCGGGAGTGAATGTGTCAATGAGTTGCAACAGAGTATTGTCAGGAGTAAATGTCGAGAGATTATGGGAAGGTCGGGATATCTTAATAACTTGGCGGGATTGGAAGTCCTTGAAAAGCTGTGGGCAGAAGGGAAAGATGGTAGAGCATCTCCAGATGCGATGAGAAGTCAAAGTGGACCTTTCAAATGGAGTAAGCATATGGAGGGGATTGAGGGTGAGTGGATTATGGTTTGAGTTGTCTATATGGCTGGGGTATTTTCTcgtgatgatgtgatgaccacttgtttttttgttcttgttaCGATGATATCCATTGTTGCTCATGTCACATTTATGATGTCTTTCAAGTACGTTATGCCACGCCaggctttctttttttcccttcacATGTTTATTATAGCCAAAATGCTCTTTTCCTTTACACAATCTGGGGAGTGATTGTGTTTGGTGGTTAATTTTATCTACTGGGGGGAGCTTCTGCATGGAGTGGGTGGTCGGCAGGAATAATGGGTATTGGTCGGGGGCTGGGAAGGacatgaaaaaaaaaatgttgGGGCAGATGGGCGTCACGGTTGCGGAAAATGAAGGATGTCCACTCAATCTTGTTATGCCTCCGCTCTTTATCTTATGTGTTACGAATTatgtcaaagaaaagaatctaTATAGACAATACGAGAAATGTTTGATATTGTGTGTGTTGATTTCACGCAATGAATTGTTAAGTGCAATTTGTCTGAATAATTTTTCCAGTCCAGACACAAGATCGTGTGCATTCTTGATCTCTACCATAGCAAGTTTTGCATCATATCTCGGTTCGTTACTTGAAAACTCAAATGCACTTCGACGTCACGACATCTTTTCACATGTGCAGTCACTTGTTTACAACGtacaaattaatatataacaaatgCACAAGGCCCAAAAGTCTTTTTATCTTATATATTGATCTGCATATGCACCGTTCATCTCTAATCACACCGGTCCCGAATATAAACGATGGGAAGCGAAGCTACTTCGCaaacaataaaaatttaattccGAAAGTGGGATTAGCCCTATCTTCCGTGATGCGATACAGAATTGTCGAAATGCCTCAGTTGCAGATAAACCAAGCATTTTCTCGCATACACGAGAAAAAGCTTGGCTTAAACTTAAACGGAAAATTGTGCTTTTTTGTCGGTAGTTGAACTGGATCCCGTCAAGTGCCAAGTAAAAGGGTAGGGACGGAGTGGAGTACGGAGGAATTCTCTGCGGATTGGTGGAATCAAGTAGTGGAGGAAGTGCAAGTGAATTGAGCAAGTCTAAGCGTTGCTTTAGAAGGTCGAGACTCAAGGTCAAGGTCGTGGAACGGCACGGAAATGTGATTCGGGaatgatgtgattgatggatggagcTGTGACATAAATGAAGGGGAGGGGTATTTTCCTTAGCGGGTCCGCTCTTGGCGTTAACATTGCATCTCCAGGCATATCTCGGAACGAGGCCGTGCATACAAAATGGAGATGTTCAGGTTCAGTCTTAAGCCTTTGGAGATAGGAATATCAAGTCGATGTGCAATCTATTCCGTGGTCCGTAACCTAAGCTGTGGTGGACAATTGACGATCCATACATGCATTGTATATATTCGGACCCGGTTCCTTTTTATGGCTGGGTACAGCGCTCGACATGCGAGATGGTCCACATGTACTATCGACAATCTTTGTTGGCAGCTCAAAGTTAATTAATGCAGATCATCTACTCTTTTCATGTGTTCAACGCCATCACCAAGGTACCGAAGCCTCGGTTCTGCGGATGTTTTTGTTTCGGAGGCGGCCTAGTGACCTAGTCTCCAGAGAACAAGGTGTGAAGAGACTTGGGAGAGGCGTCggtttctttcaaaataccTACAAACATTTCATTCAAAGGAAATCCACCACACATACACCACGTACGAACGTTATCAGCATCTGTGGAGAGTGATTAGCTTCTTAGCCAAATCCTATAGCCCTCACATGCAGATATCAATCGATGCCAGGTAGCCATGACACTGGCAAGATATTAAAACATTGAAGTGACTTGAGAGTTTGTGTGTCACATAAACTC encodes the following:
- the Bcnop16 gene encoding Bcnop16, whose translation is MGRELQKKKNRSGNNKIKHKPKSKRINPLGNAIIAANWRQDETLTQNYRRLGLTSRLNTVTGGIEKKTAGSESKTSTANKLAISNAIPKNFAPTEARVERDPETGKIIRVIHDEKKSNPLNDPLNSDDEDGEGFEGFGDEEGSASKNEIVKMLEEQASRAGEKRERQQSEREKEWIEKLVKRWGENYGAMVRDRRLNPMQQTESDIRRRVQKWKDAGGVVTAEA